One segment of Anopheles stephensi strain Indian chromosome 3, UCI_ANSTEP_V1.0, whole genome shotgun sequence DNA contains the following:
- the LOC118512919 gene encoding uncharacterized protein LOC118512919, which yields MHFGLADASVWLMLIAVRLQLCTCSKYTCTISSDGFCIFQGVHIESPEQAANVQLEPPAGAATDVTRVKFRDSSMFMLPAGLYSAFRQLQELRVWWMHLHSIHIDPRLLSLDAEKNRISSITTDPGTVPLLRKLELNQNRLRNIDNISVFENLEILELAHNDLRTLDLCVFQRMSKLRLLDLSSNNLALVRSSIGPEKLTSLTVLYLNDNRLTYLDLSVLRSFPALEKVHLANNALVYVDHDSLPTMLPRLRVFHLQSNDWHCEALTELVGQLRKTGVQDFKTFSAFTCKERMVEGVCCTENKPFSLVRKSNQYLANYATELNGHTRHLMRELQHTRHEVARLIANDNYTQVSLQNIGDEVEELRNQLTDALAAPDPVTGRPVKPTTASRPPAGGSVNPERLVAEVAKLRRDFQKMAGENQTLRQQLRQYDKLRQELEALRTDTTETKLSFQLVKEENALLRQDLRQLEQKLQQLFSRGAVPV from the exons ATGCACTTCGGATTAGCGGATGCATC TGTGTGGCTAATGTTGATCGCGGTGCGATTACAGCTCTGCACCTGCTCCAAGTACACCTGTACGATCAGTTCGGATGGGTTCTGCATCTTCCAGGGCGTACACATCGAAAGTCCGGAGCAGGCGGCGAACGTGCAGCTGGAACCGCCGGCCGGTGCGGCGACCGATGTGACGCGCGTCAAGTTCCGCGACTCGAGCATGTTCATGCTGCCCGCCGGCCTTTACAGTGCGTTCCGCCAGCTGCAGGAGCTGCGCGTCTGGTGGATGCACCTGCACAGTATTCACATCGATCCACGGCTACTATCGCTAGACGCGGAGAAGAACCGTATCAGCAGCATTACGACCGATCCGGGTACCGTACCGCTGCTGCGCAAGCTCGAACTCAACCAGAACCGGCTGCGCAACATCGACAACATTTCGGTGTTTGAAAATCTGGAAATCCTCGAGCTCGCCCACAACGATCTCCGTACGCTCGATCTATGCGTGTTCCAGCGGATGTCCAAGCTGCGGCTGCTGGACCTCTCGAGCAACAATCTGGCGCTGGTGCGCAGTTCCATCGGGCCGGAGAAGCTTACCTCACTGACAGTATTATATCTGAACGATAACCGGCTAACCTACCTGGATCTGAGCGTGTTACGATCGTTCCCGGCACTGGAAAAGGTACACCTAGCCAACAATGCACTCGTCTACGTCGACCATGACTCGCTGCCGACAATGCTCCCCCGGCTAAGGGTATTCCATCTCCAGAGCAACGATTGGCACTGTGAAGCACTAACGGAGCTGGTCGGACAGCTACGCAAGACCGGTGTGCAGGACTTTAAAACATTCAGTGCGTTCACCTGCAAAGAGCGCATGGTGGAAGGTGTATGCTGTACCGAAAACAAACCCTTTTCGCTAGTGCGCAAATCCAACCAGTATCTCGCCAACTACGCCACCGAACTCAACGGACACACGCGTCATCTGATGCGTGAGTTACAGCACACGCGTCACGAGGTGGCACGGCTGATCGCGAACGACAACTACACGCAGGTTTCGCTCCAAAACATTGGTGACGAGGTGGAGGAGCTGCGCAATCAGCTGACGGATGCGCTGGCCGCACCAGACCCTGTGACGGGTCGTCCTGTTAAGCCTACCACCGCAAGCCGCCCCCCTGCCGGTGGGTCGGTAAATCCCGAGCGGCTTGTAGCGGAGGTGGCAAAGTTACGGCGCGACTTCCAGAAGATGGCCGGCGAGAATCAAACGCTACGCCAGCAGCTGCGGCAGTACGATAAGCTGCGCCAGGAGCTGGAAGCGCTGCGAACGGACACTACCGAGACGAAGCTATCGTTTCAGCTGGTGAAGGAAGAGAACGCGCTGCTGCGGCAGGATCTTCGCCAGCTGGAGCAGAAGCTGCAGCAGCTGTTTAGCCGTGGTGCGGTACCGGTCTGA
- the LOC118512920 gene encoding odorant receptor 63a-like: MDTDYHYQPGDDFIELVHRSSYWVRAMATTMGIWPSRYVTIRLPWYRRLYYFMLLMHWLNTYLQTEFFFRNLGNLSLVVQGLCSFVSITTTGIKVMRMHAYEQEIVQLWEALEDATFLKQIRFLRKTDRGTIFARINQLLADQWKEVQLNLRFYTLVVGLVASNYSIIPACSNLYNQFQGNAYNRSFVYNTYYPFLEPIKRRSPLFELLFCSESLSGYTTWAGVVAFDGLYVVMVLYAASLLRLLRDLMHETANPDLTDAERACFQRQCILHHIRTMQLIERINEIFSPVLLVQLFTSTSIICVIAFAASMHADEGDSQTMLMVLYLIAAIYQLFQFCWYGQRLQNESTELPLSVYDVRWELCAERFKSSHHILLLYSQRQIDMRAWSFSAMSLETFSTIIRSAASYFTVLQTLAEE; this comes from the exons ATGGACACGGACTACCACTACCAACCGGGGGATGATTTTATCGAGCTCGTACATCGCAGCTCCTACTGGGTACGGGCAATGGCCACGACGATGGGCATCTGGCCCAGCCGGTACGTCACGATACGGTTGCCGTGGTACAGAAGGTTGTACTACTTTATGCTGCTGATGCATTGGCTCAATACGTATCTCCAGAcggagtttttctttcgcaactTGGGCAACTTGAGCTTGGTTGTACag GGACTCTGTAGCTTTGTCAGCATCACCACAACCGGCATCAAGGTGATGCGGATGCATGCCTACGAGCAAGAGATTGTGCAGCTGTGGGAAGCACTAGAAGATGCGACCTTTCTGAAGCAGATAAGATTTTTGCGCAAAA CCGACCGGGGCACCATCTTCGCCCGTATCAACCAGCTGCTTGCGGACCAGTGGAAGGAAGTGCAGCTTAATTTGCGGTTCTACACGCTGGTGGTGGGATTAGTGGCTTCCAACTATTCGATCATACCGGCCTGCAGCAATCTGTACAATCAGTTCCAGGGTAATGCGTACAACAGGAGCTTCG TGTACAACACATACTATCCATTTCTCGAGCCCATCAAGCGTCGCTCGCCACTGTTCGAGCTGCTGTTCTGTTCGGAATCGCTGTCCGGCTACACAACCTGGGCCGGTGTGGTTGCGTTCGATGGGCTGTACGTTGTGATGGTACTGTACGCAGCGTCACTGTTGCGCTTGTTGAGAGATTTAATGCATGAAACGGCGAACCCGGACCTCACCGATGCTGAGCGAGCGTGCTTTCAACGGCAATGCATACTACACCACATACGAACGATGCA ATTGATCGAAAGGATAAATGAAATTTTTTCCCCGGTTCTGTTGGTGCAACTGTTTACCAGCACCTCGATCATCTGTGTAATAGCGTTTGCGGCCAGTATGCATGCG GATGAGGGCGATTCACAAACGATGTTGATGGTGCTTTACCTGATAGCGGCTATCTACCAGCTGTTCCAGTTCTGCTGGTACGGTCAGCGGCTCCAGAACGAG AGTACCGAGCTCCCGCTATCGGTGTATGACGTACGGTGGGAACTTTGTGCCGAACGTTTCAAGAGCTCGCATCACATCCTGCTGCTGTACAGCCAGCGTCAGATCGATATGCGTGCCTGGAGCTTTTCGGCCATGTCACTGGAAACATTTTCCACG ATAATACGGAGTGCCGCATCCTACTTCACCGTACTGCAGACGCTGGCAGAGGAATAA
- the LOC118512917 gene encoding integrator complex subunit 9, protein MKLYALSGDPAKPCYVLSYKGLMIMLDCGLSISSVLNFLPLPLVQSPKFQCLPNWNCRDSDIQLEDGEIKECCGCAFVNSAPEFVPPLEKLIDFSEIDVILISNYTNMLALPYITEGTGFCGTVYATEPTLQIGRFFLEELVEYIEASPKESTARMWKEIQHQLPVPLNDVFKPKNWRHLFSMDAVNRSLARVRMTGYDQKLDIFGALQVTPISSGFCLGSSNWTIVSGQEKISYISGSSTLTTHPRPINQTALKYSDVVIMTGLTQAPHVNPDAMLGELCMNVMMTLRNGGSVLIPCYPSGVVYDLFECLSVSLDNQGFTQIPMFFISPVADSSLAYSNILAEWLSTSKQNKVYIPDEPFPHASLVKNAKLKHFKHIDSEGFSTEFRQPCVVFCGHPSLRFGDAVHFVELWGSNPLHTIIFTEPDFPHMQALAPYQPLAIKTVYCPIETSLNFQQANKLIKELKPGVLVIPENYTQPPAIAPQKLDLVIDPIPDKMIIKFKRGEVIKLPLKRKRGRVYLNPKMAKAIVPQEVQPGVTVSTVTGLLQVKDNIHDLLPLEPTREELADEHKSKPSGPPQPYSQLRTVRYEWGTLDINLLLKKLAQDGFTDLKVEQGSAEEVTLVLPSEDTIIKVSEKSTEIVCGGKQSLRLKLRDLLLQCVQSF, encoded by the exons ATGAAACTG TACGCACTGAGCGGTGATCCGGCAAAACCGTGCTACGTGCTCAGCTACAAGGGGCTGATGATTATGCTGGATTGTGGCCTCTCGATAAGCTCGGTCCTGAACTTTCTACCGCTGCCACTGGTGCAAAGCCCGAAGTTTCAGTGTTTGCCCAATTGGAACTGTCGCGACTCTGATATTCAGCTTGAAGATGGG GAGATAAAAGAATGCTGCGGTTGTGCGTTCGTCAATTCTGCTCCGGAGTTTGTTCCACCGTTGGAAAAGTTGATCGATTTCTCCGAGATCGACGTGATTCTCATCTCGAACTACACAAACATGCTTGCGCTACCGTACATCACCGAGGGAACCGGATTTTGCGGGACGGTTTATGCTACCGAACCTACGCTTCAAATTGGTCGTTTCTTCCTCGAAGAGCTGGTGGAATACATCGAAGCATCACCGAAAGAAAGCACCGCTAGAATGTGGAAAGAGATCCAGCACCAGCTACCGGTACCGCTGAACGATGTGTTTAAGCCTAAGAACTGGCGCCATCTGTTCAGCATGGATGCGGTGAACAGAAGTTTGGCACGTGTGCGAATGACCGGGTACGACCAGAAGCTGGACATATTTGGTGCACTGCAGGTAACACCGATTAGTTCCGGCTTCTGTCTTGGTTCGAGCAACTGGACGATCGTGTCGGGACAGGAgaaaatttcctacatcagtGGTTCGTCCACACTAACCACACATCCGCGCCCGATCAATCAAACTGCACTTAAGTACTCCGATGTGGTGATTATGACCGGGCTGACACAAGCACCCCACGTGAATCCGGATGCAATGCTGGGAGAGCTGTGCATGAACGTGATGATGACGCTACGGAATGGTGGATCAGTGCTGATACCCTGCTACCCGTCCGGTGTGGTGTACGACCTGTTCGAATGTCTCTCGGTCAGTCTGGACAATCAAGGCTTCACGCAAATACCGATGTTTTTCATCTCACCGGTCGCCGATAGCTCGTTGGCCTACTCAAACATCTTAGCCGAGTGGCTCTCAACGtccaagcaaaacaaagtttACATTCCGGATGAACCATTTCCGCACGCAAGCTTGGTAAAGAATGCAAAACTGAAGCACTTCAAGCACATCGACTCGGAGGGCTTCAGCACCGAGTTCCGACAGCCTTGCGTAGTGTTCTGCGGTCATCCAAGTCTGCGGTTCGGTGATGCGGTACATTTTGTAGAGCTGTGGGGCTCGAATCCACTGCACACCATTATCTTCACCGAACCGGACTTCCCGCACATGCAGGCACTCGCACCGTACCAACCGTTAGCCATCAAGACGGTCTACTGCCCGATAGAAACATCCCTAAACTTCCAGCAAGCGAACAAGCTCATAAAGGAACTGAAACCGGGCGTGCTGGTAATACCGGAAAATTACACCCAACCGCCAGCGATAGCACCCCAAAAATTGGATCTCGTCATTGACCCGATACCGGACAAAATGATCATCAAGTTCAAGCGGGGTGAAGTAATCAAGCTGCCGTTAAAGCGAAAGCGCGGACGCGTCTACCTTAACCCTAAAATGGCCAAGGCAATAGTACCGCAGGAAGTGCAACCCGGTGTTACCGTTTCCACCGTTACCGGTTTGCTGCAGGTGAAGGACAACATACACGATCTACTCCCACTGGAACCGACCAGGGAAGAGCTGGCCGACGAACACAAATCGAAGCCTTCCGGTCCACCCCAACCGTACAGCCAGCTGCGAACCGTGCGCTACGAATGGGGAACGCTTGACATTAACCTGCTGCTGAAAAAGCTCGCCCAGGATGGTTTTACCGATCTGAAGGTGGAGCAGGGTAGTGCGGAGGAAGTGACGCTTGTGCTACCGTCCGAAGATACGATCATAAAGGTGAGCGAGAAAAGTACCGAGATTGTCTGTGGTGGCAAGCAAAGTCTTCGGTTAAAGTTGCGCGATTTGTTGCTACAGTGTGTGCAAAGTTTTTAA
- the LOC118512929 gene encoding uncharacterized protein LOC118512929, translated as MCLITEIMFPPNSTTTLFAVVIVLAGGIPLTEQYFYNGIKSGLEPDLKHSLFLDRIGQCRWHPDLAIFLADMRIVQRNHTHYVLSGVLRVRRNITQATTGTVSIEICQNTTHCRPFVDPPVNVGDVCRFLDEQRNSSLGDVLGRSVPPLECPFTKGVHRINDALVDYKPFRYFSPHVSKFWRIDFVGESDRKRVLCMRIELFVYSWEDMLPRY; from the exons ATGTGTCTCATTACCGAAATTATGTTCCCGCCGAACAGCACTACAACACTGTTCGCGGTGGTAATAGTACTAGCGGGTGGTATACCACTCACCGAGCAGTACTTTTACAACGGCATCAAGTCCGGTCTGGAGCCCGATCTGAAGCATTCGCTTTTTCTCGATCGAATCGGCCAGTGTCGTTGGCACCCCGATTTGGCCATTTTTCTCGCCGATATGCGGATCGTACAGCGAAACCACACACATTACGTGCTGAGCGGTGTGCTGCGGGTACGGCGTAACATTACACAAGCTACGACGGGCACCGTATCGATCGAGATCTGTCAGAACACGACACACTGTAGGCCTTTTGTGGATCCACCGGTTAACGTTGGAGATGTGTGTAGGTTTCTTGACGAGCAGCGCAACAGTTCGTTGGGAGATGTGCTAGGCCGCAGTGTACCACCGTTGGAGTGTCCCTTTACCAAGGGAGTGCATAGAATCAACGACGCACTGGTGGACTATAAACCGTTCCG GTACTTTTCACCGCATGTTAGCAAATTTTGGCGCATCGATTTTGTGGGCGAGAGCGATCGCAAGCGGGTGCTTTGCATGAGGATCGAACTGTTCGTCTACAGCTGGGAGGATATGCTTCCAAGGTACTGA
- the LOC118512930 gene encoding uncharacterized protein LOC118512930 has product MVKRTCLVFRALLCVGIICTPTIDGAQDIFSILKPGNPLGTIGRKKLFVTRVGQCVGKKNLPVYVPDMRITAYNRTSYVVSGEAHFREDVPQYRLSVAIKQCDDIRATVNCRPFLSNIVNADGCALLQASGAMYNEYLQKFQPPLKCPFWNGTYVMGATLVDDALVKYLPGSGSTFWEVRMTGRVKERLMFCVVMQLNVRPKKMTTNRN; this is encoded by the exons ATGGTCAAACGCACGTGCTTGGTGTTCCGTGCGTTACTGTGCGTTGGTATAATTTGCACACCAACAATCGACGGTGCTCAGGACATCTTCTCCATACTGAAACCGGGCAATCCGCTTGGAACGATCGGACGTAAGAAGCTGTTCGTGACCCGGGTCGGTCAGTGTGTGGGCAAGAAAAATCTTCCCGTGTATGTGCCGGATATGCGCATTACGGCGTACAATCGGACCAGCTACGTTGTCAGCGGTGAGGCACACTTCCGGGAGGACGTCCCGCAATATCGGCTCTCGGTGGCAATCAAGCAGTGTGACGATATACGGGCAACGGTCAACTGTCGGCCGTTTCTGAGCAACATCGTCAACGCGGACGGTTGTGCGCTGCTGCAGGCATCCGGTGCGATGTATAACGAATATCTGCAAAAGTTCCAACCACCGCTCAAGTGTCCATTTTGGAACGGGACGTACGTGATGGGCGCAACGTTGGTAGACGATGCATTGGTGAA ATATTTACCAGGTTCCGGGAGCACCTTTTGGGAGGTACGAATGACGGGCCGGGTAAAGGAGCGTTTAATGTTTTGCGTAGTCATGCAGCTGAATGTTAGACCCAAAAAAATGACCACTAACCGCAACTGA